The genomic segment TCAGAACTACTAATTGGACCTAGAACTTCTGAGAAATAATTTTCTAATATACTCCTATTCTCAACGCTGAAAAGTATGCTGTAAATCCCTATATCTTTGTATCTTGTAATTGTGTCATCTAAACCTTGGCATTTTGCGCTATCTATAGCTAGCTCCGCTTCATTTAATGATTGTTTCATCATTTTTAAATCCTTGTACGAGTTTCCTATTCCTACACTTACAGACATTCCATCCATGCGATTCTTTGTAGCTGACTGTATCTCTTTTAAAGCCTTGTCTAATCTATTCATGCAATTTTCTTCTGACCTAATAAAAAAGATCACAGCATCATCCTTATCTATTATTGGTACCTTTAGTGCATGTTTATCAAGTATATCTTGAACTATTTTTCTAAAATTTATTTTAATCTTAGATATACTTTTCTCATCACCTAAATTCTTTAGCTTTAAATATCTCTCGAAACCATCAATATCTATAACACATATGCAACATCCGCCTGATAGATTATATCCAAAATATGCGGCCTTTTGTATTGCATCTCCTTCTAATTCACCATCTCCAAATAGAATATTACTTAAAAAATGTGATAAAGAATTTTCCTCAATACGAGATAAAATAATAGCATTACTAATTTCCCTTGAGACTTCAACCAATTTAACTTCCCAAGGTAATGTGAACAATGGAATTTCAAGTTCATTAGCAAGTTTAATCGCCTCTTCAGATACATTCCTTATGTATGGACCTATATTTACTATTAAGCCCGAACCATTTTTCTCACTAATTCCTTTAATAAAATCTAATAATAGCCCTTCATTTTCTCTAATTCCAACGCCGGTTATAAATATGATTTCTCCACCTTGCAGCCATTTAATTCCCTCCAATGGATTCTCAAAACATTCCGCCACATATATCCACTCTATGCTTTTTTCTAAGCCACCTTCTCCACCAACAAGATTAATTTTTCTTAAGGAATCTAATTTAAGTATATCTTTTACCGAAATTGACATAAACTTCACCCTTGCCCCTCTAATTATTTAAAATGTCATCTTTATTTATTATATTTTTATAATAATATCTCCTCATAAAAAAAGATATAATATTATGATAATTTTTTCATATTAAAAAGAAGGTTGATCAAATTCTTCTTACTCTCAATATTTATTGATATAATCAGAATTTGCTCAACCTTCTACTAACAATGTTTCATATTCTCTTTTAATATGGGTAAATACCTTGATTCTTAGTTACAGTTTTTACATAAACGTTTATAATAGAAAATAATTTACCAGGTGACACCTAAATAATTGTTCACCATATACCCCACTAGTTAAATTTCAACATCTTCTTTTCTACTAATTTTACTAGTTGTGAAAGTGGCAAACTTAATATTAAATAAAATCCTGCTAAAATTGTATATGATTCAATAGTTAAAAATGACTGAGACGCATAACTTTGAGTACGTAATAATAGTTCACTAACCGAGACATATGCAAGAAGTGATGTATCTTTTAACATCATTACAAGGTAATTCCCAAAGACAGGTATTACATTCCGAAGTGCCTGCGGTATTATTATTCTAAACATAGTTTGATTACTTGTAAGTCCTAATGCTAATGCTGCTTCTGTTTGCCCTCCATCTATTGATAATATTGATGAACGAATAACTTCCGATATGTAGCAGCCATAGTTAATCCCAAGACCTAGTGTTCCCGCAACTAGCGAACTTATTTTAAATTGATATCCTGGATTCCAGATTTGTACAATGATAGATACTAAAAGCGGTACTACATAATACATATATACTAATTGAACTAATAAAGGAGTTCCTCTTATAAATTCTAAAAATACTAATAAAAATCCTCTTAAAATTTTTATTTTACTAATACGTCCAATTGCAATAAATAATCCTAAAATTATTGCTAAAAAAAATCCAAATACCGTCGCTTGTACTACAACCCAAAGACCTGCCTTTAATGAAGGTACTAAGAACTTGAAAGCTGTACCAAAATCTAAATTAGATAGAATATCCATATATATTTCCTCCCCTTCTAAAAAAGAACCCGTCTGGATTCTTTTTTAGTTTATATTGTTACTTGTCAGAAGCTTTACCATCTTCTACTGATACAAAATAATCTTCATTCATTCCATACTTCTTAAGAAGTTTTAATATTGTTCCATCTTTCTTCATTTCATCAATCTGTTCATTAACTGCATCTGCTAAAGCTTTATCATTTTTTCTAACAGCTGCTGCTATCATTCCAGATGTTTCAGCTTTATATGGAGATAATATCTTTAAATTAAGACTGCTATCTTGTGATAATGTATACCCTGCAACCATTCCATCAGTTATACATGCATCTACCTTACCAGTATTTACTGCTAACATTAATTCAGATTGACTTCCAAATACTTTAACATCTTTCACGGATCCATCTTGTTGCCACTTTTGAGCTGTTTCAAGAAATGCTGTACCTTTTTGCCCGCCCAATGTTGCATTCTTCAAATCGTCTTTACTTGCAATTTTTGAATCCTTAGGAATTACTATAGCTTCGCCTTCCTTATACCATATGTTTGTAAATAATGCTAATTTCTTACGCTCGTCTTTAACATACATTCCATCTGTTACCATGTCTACTGTATTATTATTTAACTCAACCAACAGGTTTTCAAACGGTATTTGCTTCATTTCAACTTTATTAATTCCCAATCTTTTTGCAACTTCTGTTATGATTTCTGCATCAATTCCAGTAAATTCATTTGTTTTAGCATCCATAAATGCAAATGGTGCATCATTTGATGAAGCAACTGTTAATACCCCTTTTTCTTTTGCAGCTGCTAATGTATCCTTTGATTTATCATTACCTGCTGATGTTGATGTAGTACTAGAACTTCCCGAACCACATCCCGTCATAAATCCAATACAACTCATTATAACCATTGTTACAACTAATAATTTTTTCCCTAGTTTTTTCATAATTAATTTCCCCTTTTCGTAATTATTTTTAATGTTGAATCTTTTCATTATCTATAGTAATTTCAAATTTAACATGTGAATTTAGTTTAAAACTCTAGATAAAAACTCCTTTGTTCTTGGTTTTTTTGGATTTGCAAAAATCTCTTTTGGCGTACCCTCCTCAACTATATAACCCTTGTCCATAAAAATTACTCTGTCAGATACATCTCTAGCAAATCCCATTTCATGAGTAACAACTACCATAGTCATACCATCCTTAGCTAATTGCTTCATAACATCTAACACATCACCAACCAATTCTGGATCTAACGCTGATGTAGGTTCATCAAATAAGAGCATCCTTGGTTCCATTGCTAGTGCTCTTGCTATTGCAACTCTTTGCTGTTGCCCACCAGATAGAGTCCTAGGATATACATCTGCTTTGTCTTTTAAACCAACCTTTTTAAGAAGTTCTAGAGCTATTTCCTCAGCCTCTTTTCTATTTTTCTTTTTTGTAAGCACAGGTGCCAAAATAACATTTTCTATCACTGTGTGTAGTGGAAATAAATTATATTTTTGAAATACCATTCCTACTTCTTCCCTAAGAGAACGGCTATCAACATTCTTACCCAGTATATTTTTACCATCATAGAACATTTCCCCACCTGTTGGAACTTCAAATAAATTTAAACACCTTAAAAATGTGCTTTTACCAGATCCTGATGGTCCTATTATGCAAACTACTTCCCCTTCTTTTATATCTACACTTATATTTTTTAAAACCTCTAACTCTCCATATTTCTTTGATAATTCATTAACCTTATACATATTCTCAACTCCACTTCATCTAAAGTAATAAGAAAAAGGCGCACCGTTTTTTTCTTACAGTGCGCCTTCGCATTTAATATTAAATTATTACATTGTTTTGCGTTAGGATAATATTATCATGGTAGTTCCCCTATTTCTATAATCATAAATAACAATTTTTTTGTGCAGTATGCACACTATTTGATTCAACACTAAGTTTATTCAATAATGCTTGAATCTATCACTCCAACTACAATTTGTATACAATATATAACTTCCTTGTTAAATATTTTAACTTGTTATTACTCTTTTATTATCTCTTTGTATAGTTCAGGTCTTCTATCTTGAAATAAAGTGTAATATTCGGATCTAAGCTTTCTAGGCAATTCTAAATCTATTTCCCCAGATATTATTCCCTCTATCTCATCATTTAACTCTTTTAATGGTCTTCCAACAGGGTCTACTATTTTACTATGGCCAAAAAAGCCCAATTCTTTATCTTGTCCAATTCTATTAGCTGCTACTAAATATATGCAATTATCAAACGCTCGTGCTCTTGTTACTAAATCCCAATCATCAGAATATGGCTTTTCCCAATTAGTATTAACCACAAGAAGCTCAGCCCCTTTCAAGCAATAAGTCCTTGCAACTTCAGGAAATGCAGTATCCCAGCAAATCATTACTCCAATTTTTCCAAAAGAGGTATTAAAAATTGGGAACTCACAGCCTGCTTTAAAATATCTTTTTTCTGTATCAAATAGATGTACTTTTCTATATACTCCTGCCACTCTCCCACTACTATCTATACACACAGATGAATTGTAAAGAACATCTTTTAGAACACCATCTTTTTCTGGAAATCCATAAACTATATTAGTACCAAATTTCTTTGCAAGTTCACTTATGACTTTTATACTATTACTACTTTCCACTACTTCAGCTAGTTCTTTAAATTTATTGCCACATTCATATCCCGATGTAATTAACTCAGGAAATACTATTAAGTCAGTTTCACTATCTTTCTCCATAATCTCATTTATGAATGTAACCATCTTTTCTAAATTATACTTTACATCATTTAGTTTTGGCTCCATTTGAACGCAAGTAACTTTTATTTTCATCTTTCCATCCCCTTACTTCTAATACGTAACCCTCTCTCTTTTCATCACTTTTAATCTTACTTTTTCCAAATATATTACTAATAACAAAACCTATTACAATCCATGCCAATACTATATATGGGAATAGGTTATTAGGAAACTCTGGTATAGGATAAACATTAGAATATAATACATATAACAAGGCTGCTATTGATGCTAGTGGTATTATTAAATGAGTTTTTCCCCATACTTTGTTTCTTGTAAAATAAACCATAGCTCCTATACTTGTAAATATATACGAAACAAGTATAGCTAATGATCCTATTGTTGCCAAATAACCAAACACTTCTATACCATCATGTTTAAATAATGCAATTTGAACTATATCTGATATTATTATTATTAATATTAATCCAAAATATGGTGTATTGTGTTTAGGATGTATTTTCATCATCGCTTTTGGCATTATTCCATCTCTACCTAATGCAAATAACATTCTTGAACCAGCACAATAAGATCCAAGCGCACAAGAAAAGTTTGAACATGCAGCAACCAACATTAATATTGTACCAAATCCTTCTG from the Clostridium beijerinckii genome contains:
- a CDS encoding PucR family transcriptional regulator, with protein sequence MSISVKDILKLDSLRKINLVGGEGGLEKSIEWIYVAECFENPLEGIKWLQGGEIIFITGVGIRENEGLLLDFIKGISEKNGSGLIVNIGPYIRNVSEEAIKLANELEIPLFTLPWEVKLVEVSREISNAIILSRIEENSLSHFLSNILFGDGELEGDAIQKAAYFGYNLSGGCCICVIDIDGFERYLKLKNLGDEKSISKIKINFRKIVQDILDKHALKVPIIDKDDAVIFFIRSEENCMNRLDKALKEIQSATKNRMDGMSVSVGIGNSYKDLKMMKQSLNEAELAIDSAKCQGLDDTITRYKDIGIYSILFSVENRSILENYFSEVLGPISSSDSKDNNLVEILEMYLNENCNITVTAEKLFLHRNTLKYKIKKIEELLNCDLRNFNDCIKVKIALDIGKILK
- a CDS encoding amino acid ABC transporter permease, translated to MDILSNLDFGTAFKFLVPSLKAGLWVVVQATVFGFFLAIILGLFIAIGRISKIKILRGFLLVFLEFIRGTPLLVQLVYMYYVVPLLVSIIVQIWNPGYQFKISSLVAGTLGLGINYGCYISEVIRSSILSIDGGQTEAALALGLTSNQTMFRIIIPQALRNVIPVFGNYLVMMLKDTSLLAYVSVSELLLRTQSYASQSFLTIESYTILAGFYLILSLPLSQLVKLVEKKMLKFN
- a CDS encoding amino acid ABC transporter ATP-binding protein, whose product is MYKVNELSKKYGELEVLKNISVDIKEGEVVCIIGPSGSGKSTFLRCLNLFEVPTGGEMFYDGKNILGKNVDSRSLREEVGMVFQKYNLFPLHTVIENVILAPVLTKKKNRKEAEEIALELLKKVGLKDKADVYPRTLSGGQQQRVAIARALAMEPRMLLFDEPTSALDPELVGDVLDVMKQLAKDGMTMVVVTHEMGFARDVSDRVIFMDKGYIVEEGTPKEIFANPKKPRTKEFLSRVLN
- a CDS encoding substrate-binding periplasmic protein; amino-acid sequence: MKKLGKKLLVVTMVIMSCIGFMTGCGSGSSSTTSTSAGNDKSKDTLAAAKEKGVLTVASSNDAPFAFMDAKTNEFTGIDAEIITEVAKRLGINKVEMKQIPFENLLVELNNNTVDMVTDGMYVKDERKKLALFTNIWYKEGEAIVIPKDSKIASKDDLKNATLGGQKGTAFLETAQKWQQDGSVKDVKVFGSQSELMLAVNTGKVDACITDGMVAGYTLSQDSSLNLKILSPYKAETSGMIAAAVRKNDKALADAVNEQIDEMKKDGTILKLLKKYGMNEDYFVSVEDGKASDK
- a CDS encoding carbon-nitrogen hydrolase family protein; the protein is MKIKVTCVQMEPKLNDVKYNLEKMVTFINEIMEKDSETDLIVFPELITSGYECGNKFKELAEVVESSNSIKVISELAKKFGTNIVYGFPEKDGVLKDVLYNSSVCIDSSGRVAGVYRKVHLFDTEKRYFKAGCEFPIFNTSFGKIGVMICWDTAFPEVARTYCLKGAELLVVNTNWEKPYSDDWDLVTRARAFDNCIYLVAANRIGQDKELGFFGHSKIVDPVGRPLKELNDEIEGIISGEIDLELPRKLRSEYYTLFQDRRPELYKEIIKE